GTTACTGTACACGGTTCACCCCTCTGATTCTGTCCTAATTTATATTTTGAATTTTGTCGTCCACATATAGATACATGACAGTACAGTTATATAAGTGgataaataacaaaataacaacaacgaaaacaaaagtaacaataaataacaatTTAGCAAAGTAAAACACACTGGACTCTGGGACAGCATTTTTTTCGGgtgttttaaatttatattCTAACATTACGAAGCCGTGAAGTTTGCAGTTATGATGACGTACCGCCCAAGTCGATTGTGTAATTGTGTAAATGTGTGCAGtttcattttttcattcttCCTTTTGAAATGATGCCGAAGAAGCTTAATTTGTAAATGGAAAGCATAAGCTGCTGATGCAAAAATATCACGCGCCTAAAACTAAACACCgcatttaacattttaaatggaAAGTTATTTTTTGCGCAGTATTTTCGGAAAATAAAcgaaaaattatttatttaatattcgATTATTAACACGTGATTTAAATGTAATGGGCGCATTTATTTGACTGATTACGCCaatgtcccttcattttatttaacACTGTATACATTTAAGAATAAGGCAGTTAATAAAAGAAAAGAGACCCTTAGTTGCcgttttaaatatatttatagacgtataaataaaattgaacttAGTATGGGTATCTTTCCTTATAAATATAGTACGGTTTTAAAGGTCAGTACAGACAGATTGTGAAAACGCATACAAGTGACTAATATAGCCAATTCATATAACTTAAGACAAAGTCAATTCAATTTAGGCAGAATTCATTTAGACCGCAAATTTCTAATTTATTTCCATTTATCAGGCTGAAATGTCAACAATCAAACAAAACGGCAAAGTTAGCGTCTCTTCGGTTTGGAAGTGGTGGAACACACAATTTTAACCCTTTAAATATAGGTCTATAATAATTTGATATTATTGTGCGGTCTACATGTTATGTGACATTCTGTTTCAGTATCAACATTCTGAGCCAGCCACATATTTAGATTAGATGTATTATTTAAACTGTAAACACATTATTTATAATTACTCAGAAAGGCGGGTTTTATCTGTCCTCTTATAAAGTAAATATCTGTCAATATTTAAGAATTGTTCTCAGTGTTACCGGTATTTCTAATAGACTATACTTTGTGCATTCTGTAAAATATTATGACGCAAAGCATTTTTGCTTGTAATAAATGACGTTGCGACCGCAGACAGCTAAACCGCATTGTGTTGTTGATTTGCTAATCCAATAAATTGCGACTAATTATATTTCGCCTGAATTATGTAACCGTATTAATCGCATTgaaaggaaaaatgtgttttgaaaaGTTTGTTCTGTTAATATGTTTCTAGGCAATAATAATGCGAACTTTGTTTTCTGCTCTGATCTACTCCCGTAAAAACTCAAATACTGGCTGCCTTCCAGCATCACGTAAGTGAGAAACACCGCTATCTTCTGTCCTCCAAACTTAATGACAAACTAGATGCGCGTAGGAGAAACAGCTCAGGGTTACGCAAGAAAATGTGTATCTAGATGTTTGTTCTGTCCAAAAGTCCCCGTTATTTTGGTTCAAGAAGCTTACATAGCAATTTGGTTCTTATATATTTACCAAACTCTATTCTTTGTTTTATTAACCTGTGTCTAGTTAAGCAGGCCTAGGTATTTGGTACTTTTGAATTGCTTCTTGATTCAAGTTTTACTCAGTCTATAGCTAAGTACCAATCAAGCTACAAATAATGCacgtaataaaaaaaacagattattTAAAATTCCTGTAATATAAGGAAAATTTCACCCTAATTGCAGACTGTGAACAATTCACACgtattaatattttttcatcTCTGTTGCATGCATGTTTGTTCGATCAAGGCGTCACTTCCCTTTGATTGAAAGCGCTCGCACTTTAACTCCTCCTCCTCACCGTGCAGCTTCGGTCACGTAGCAAGatcccagccaatcagctttgcTAAAACCGTTCCACCGACAGTAGTTCCATAGCAACGCTGCAAAAAAGTGATGACGTTTGGGCTGAAAATTGAGTATTATGGTCTGCCTGGACTTAGCTGTGAATGTGGAGAGAAAAAATATAAGCGAGATTGAAGTAAACATGGAGCTGTCGGCTGTGGGAGAGAGAGTTTTTGCTGCCGAATCCATCATAAAACGCAGAATTAGGAGGGTACGTAAACCTTCGGCTAATGTGCCTTTGGCCTGAATGCTAGCCATTTGTTTACACAGCGATTATATGACATTTCGGTTTCTCAAAAGTATTTTCTCTCTTTCTAATCACACAGGGGCGAATGGAGTACCTGGTGAAATGGAAAGGTTGGTCTCAAAAGTGAGTAAAACCAGCAGCCCGTATCGTTTTTATTTGCACGCTTAAGAAGCTGTTAAACTGGGGGTTGTATGATTTCTTGCCAGCAATGTGCTACGTAAAGGTTTGGCTATAGGGTAGAGCTAGCTAACAGGGCAGCCATCTGAATATGTATCCGCTAGCCGGGAAGCTAGCTACGGTTTTTTTCTACCTCGGGCGATGACGCACAACGCGGTGGCTGCTAATACTACGTGAGGCATGTCATCTTCTTGTTTTTTATGTAGGTATAGCACCTGGGAACCTGAGGAAAACATCCTGGATGACCGTCTTTTAGCAGCTTTCAAGGAGAGGTGAGGCGATCGCAGCAGGCCTTGGTGGAGCTGGGAGGAAACGCCGCTTTATGTGCGCGCGCCGAGCACGACGTTTCATTGATTTGGCCGTGCATGCAGCGACGCACGAGCACTTCCGTTGATCTATAATATTTATGATGCGGAACATGTCATTTGCAGGGAGCGAGAGAGGGAACTGTTCGGGCCAAAGAAAAGAGGACCTAAACCGGAGACATTTCTGCTGAAGGTGAGCCAACTGGCGACGACTTGCCCTGTTCGGGAGCTGCATCTGTCTGACGTTTATTGCAGATGCATTTCTGGAATTCCGACCTTTTCTGACGTCTGTTTTAGGGGGGGACAGTCATTATGTCCTGAAATAGGTTAGACATTTTgtcatgttttgcttttgttttaagTACAGTCAAACCTCTGATATGTTTATGAGCTACTGGGTGATTTCAGTGCAAGTCACCCAGTCCCGGAAAAAGTAAATATTGTTAAGTTAAGTtatagttattttaaaaataatgggTACTGTGAGTTACAAATTCTGTGCATTGAATGgctaataaatgtaaatatttctgttttgttGCTCTCTTAGGCTCAGGCTAAAGCTCAAGCCAAAACCTATGAATTCAGGAGCGATATGGCACGAGGCATCCGGGTTTCATTCCCGGTCCCAGAACCCGTCATTACCCCGCGAGCTCGCGAGGGTTTACGGACCGTCGTGCCGACAATATTCCCTCCTAGCACCGTCAACCGAGGGGAGAGTGTCCGGGTCAGACCTCCGGAACCGGACAGGGGGCATCGCACCTCTGGATCGCCAAGGCCGGTTGCGGAGGGATTTGTTGCTGCCCCAAAGAAAAGGGGACGAAAACCCAAGTTACGGTTCGTGGAGGGTCCCGACAGCAGCGCGTCAGCGGTGCCTGCCAAGAGGAGTAGGATGGAGGACCAGATGGCGTATAACCCGGCCAAAGTAGGAAAGCACGGTATTCCCGAAGGGCAGAAGTCAGAGCTGCATGGTCTCCAGTTAAATCGGAGACTCCAAAGGGATTCTGGTTATCCTCTAACGCAAGCACCGGCGGTGCCAAGCAGCAGCATGTTTAAATACTGCTCCGAGGTCAGTTCCCATAAAGGGGGTTTCCATTTGCCGGCCTGCAGGACTAAGGAGTGCGCAGGTGCTATTTCCACACAGCAGCCAAGACTGAAGCACCTGTCGAAAAATAATTTATATGAACCCAACAGCCCTTCACAACGGGAGCTGCCGAACCGCGGCACCAAATCTCCGGTATCCAGGGTTTTCGAGGCGGCTGTGGAGGAATGCTGGAGCCCCTGTCCCACCAAGGTGGAGAAGGTGGTGGTGACGGATGTCACTGCCAACTTTTTGACTGTGACCATTAAGGAAAGCAGCACAGACAAAGGTTTCTTTAAAGATAAAAGATGACTGATGTAATCTATTttgattattgttttttttttttttttttttaaagagagaTAAACTTCCACAGAGTAATTATTTCGAAGTAACGTGTCATTTGGAATTAATTTTGCATAAGTGTACAGAAGCAGCGCGAGTTATGTGaacttaaatatgtaaatgtaggacatgtatttaattaaatgaCCAAATTAAATGTCCATACCTAGGCGAAATGTACTGCGAATACCGGTTTTTCGTTATAGGGTTGCATGTACCTTACTCTTTTAGCGATGTGCGAAACTGTAAGTGTGCGCAAAGAACGTTTTATCCACTGTAGCAATATAAgttgtttaaatatatattttggcTTGCAATTAGTAGGTTATACTGAACTCCAACCTCTCGGCATCATTTACATATTTGCTTACAAGGCGCTTCTCATAACTCACACTTATTGGACATTTAAGCACCAAAGGGCCTTTGCaatgatttcattttgagaGAAATAAAATCGCCTTGTTTCCGATAAGTATTCATCTGTTCGAAAATGCCTGTCAAAATCGTCCGCGCTGCATTTCGCAGCGAATTTTCGGAAAGAGATTTTTCTTGTTCGAACCGTTGCGGAAGTAATAATAATCCACACTAGGATGGGTGGAAGCAGTTGCCAAAAATGTGGTACTAACAGCTGACAAGACTATGACAGTATTCGTGCTACAGTCATTAGTAATCTTAGTATGTTGCCAGGTACCTGAAAACTGGCTGCCTTGATCCTTAAACGTAAAGGTCGCCGTATCTGACCCCAATGTACAAAGTAGTTACTAAAGATGGATGTATTGATGTAATCGTAGTGAGATCGTGAGAGAAACTGACGACTTACGTCTATAGCTCGCCCTCCTGCTGTCTTAATACTAACTTCTGACAGATTATTCGACGAACTGATAGCACACTGGTGTCTTATCGGGTTATGTCGCGAAATAGCTGTTAATATTTAGTATTTTTATTGAGTCTGGGTCGGTCGTAAATTTATATAGCCGTTTGGACCGATGGTGACCGATAAATTAGATTGTGAACTTTGAAAATTTTGACTTGATTTGATTGCTATTCTTTTAAAATTAACATTGCTATAAAGGACATGTAAGTTGACCACAGTTTTTGGTATTTTTCCTCCATCCAAGTATGTCATACTGACAGATTCCTGGGCTTGTTTACATATAACCAATTAAATTTTACGGCCTTTGGTATTGATGGTTTTTCTATTGAACATATTAATAGATTTCTTACTCC
This genomic window from Paramormyrops kingsleyae isolate MSU_618 chromosome 22, PKINGS_0.4, whole genome shotgun sequence contains:
- the LOC111843316 gene encoding chromobox protein homolog 8-like; translation: MVCLDLAVNVERKNISEIEVNMELSAVGERVFAAESIIKRRIRRGRMEYLVKWKGWSQKYSTWEPEENILDDRLLAAFKERERERELFGPKKRGPKPETFLLKAQAKAQAKTYEFRSDMARGIRVSFPVPEPVITPRAREGLRTVVPTIFPPSTVNRGESVRVRPPEPDRGHRTSGSPRPVAEGFVAAPKKRGRKPKLRFVEGPDSSASAVPAKRSRMEDQMAYNPAKVGKHGIPEGQKSELHGLQLNRRLQRDSGYPLTQAPAVPSSSMFKYCSEVSSHKGGFHLPACRTKECAGAISTQQPRLKHLSKNNLYEPNSPSQRELPNRGTKSPVSRVFEAAVEECWSPCPTKVEKVVVTDVTANFLTVTIKESSTDKGFFKDKR